A genomic segment from Cyanobium sp. NIES-981 encodes:
- a CDS encoding NAD(P)-dependent oxidoreductase, protein MTGATGFLGSWVVAKALAEGFDVIAPRRSDHASLCIPSSLQPLWINKDLEGLSSSDLQGVDAVIHMASAGVSPKKATPRELAHVNVELTLHLASQACEAGVRSFVVAGTCYEYGLSSNHYEFIPVDACLRPVNVYGASKAAAFHMLYSLALRDALPLVYCRIFTAFGEGQSILNFWPSLRAAALTGRDFEMSSGMQIRDFLPVERVAEQLLSACNRVDASNQPKVINIGSGVPKTLKQFAEEQWQSFNAPGKLIFGAKPSRPDDLPRIVADMTGPSNG, encoded by the coding sequence GTGACCGGTGCTACCGGCTTTCTTGGGTCATGGGTTGTTGCCAAGGCATTAGCTGAGGGTTTTGATGTCATTGCTCCTCGCCGTAGCGATCATGCATCTCTCTGTATACCTTCAAGTCTGCAACCACTTTGGATTAATAAGGATCTCGAAGGGTTGTCATCTTCTGACTTACAAGGAGTTGATGCAGTCATCCATATGGCTTCAGCTGGTGTCAGTCCCAAGAAGGCAACTCCGAGAGAGCTGGCACACGTTAATGTTGAGCTGACATTACATCTTGCATCTCAAGCGTGTGAAGCTGGCGTGAGGTCTTTTGTAGTTGCAGGCACTTGTTATGAGTACGGTCTATCTTCAAATCACTATGAGTTCATCCCAGTTGATGCCTGTCTCCGACCTGTCAATGTGTACGGAGCCAGCAAAGCTGCAGCTTTCCATATGCTATATAGCCTTGCCCTAAGAGACGCACTCCCACTTGTCTACTGCAGAATCTTCACTGCCTTTGGCGAAGGTCAGTCAATCTTAAATTTTTGGCCTTCTCTGCGTGCTGCCGCTTTAACCGGAAGAGACTTCGAGATGTCCTCTGGAATGCAAATCCGAGACTTTCTTCCTGTAGAAAGAGTTGCTGAACAGCTGCTCTCAGCCTGTAATCGTGTAGACGCTTCTAACCAGCCAAAAGTGATTAATATCGGTTCTGGTGTACCCAAGACACTTAAGCAATTCGCCGAGGAACAGTGGCAGAGCTTTAATGCCCCTGGGAAGCTTATTTTTGGTGCCAAGCCTTCAAGGCCAGATGACTTACCTCGTATTGTAGCGGACATGACCGGGCCTTCCAACGGATGA
- a CDS encoding DDE-type integrase/transposase/recombinase produces the protein MGSRSAVIGCEASCAAKGYERSTRSHAPRFLGVHPSAFHAWWMPARSQRRIRSGPPTSLPSRCRGGSFYLVAVMDLYSRHVLAWKPSNSLDTEFCLDALEMALRCGRKPEVFHSDQGCQFTSADFVARLQAAEIKIS, from the coding sequence ATGGGATCCCGATCAGCCGTGATCGGATGTGAAGCCTCATGCGCCGCAAAGGGTTACGAGCGATCTACCAGAAGCCACGCACCACGGTTCCTGGGGGTCCATCCGAGCGCTTTCCATGCTTGGTGGATGCCAGCACGGTCACAGCGGAGGATCAGGTCTGGGCCACCGACATCACTTCCATCCCGCTGCAGAGGGGGTTCCTTCTACCTGGTGGCAGTCATGGATCTCTACTCCAGGCACGTTCTGGCCTGGAAACCTTCCAACAGCCTTGACACGGAGTTCTGTTTGGATGCCCTGGAAATGGCCCTGCGATGTGGCCGTAAGCCAGAGGTCTTCCACTCCGATCAAGGGTGTCAGTTCACCTCAGCCGACTTCGTGGCCAGGCTGCAGGCTGCGGAGATCAAGATCAGCTAG
- a CDS encoding SDR family NAD(P)-dependent oxidoreductase yields the protein MRVLITGGCGFLGTNLACHFLKNGAEVIVADALFRNGSQLNLAWLQEQYDSKQLTFHQIDIADHEAVYSLFRRYSPINYVCHVGGQVAMTTSLTNPRRDLQTNVLGTFNVLEACRELSPEALVAYSSTNKVYGDLEWLRYEEGPRRFNLPDFPHGLDEKLPLDFSTPYGCSKGAADQYVRDWFRVYGLKTVVFRHSTIYGGRQFASFDQGWIGWFCLKALEQQQVLATGQDVEPFTIAGTGRQVRDVLHASDLIALYQAAYDNRDSVAGEVFNIGGGLENSLSLLELFDLLCDFLDLPSLCFTHTPRRSSDQDFFVADIGRAKNLLSWHPRTSAKDGVKAMLDWTKDLL from the coding sequence ATGCGTGTTCTGATTACCGGGGGCTGTGGTTTTCTTGGTACTAACCTTGCCTGTCATTTTCTCAAGAATGGTGCAGAGGTAATCGTCGCAGATGCTTTATTCCGCAATGGGTCTCAGCTGAATCTTGCCTGGCTGCAAGAACAATATGACTCAAAACAGCTTACATTTCACCAAATTGATATCGCTGATCACGAAGCAGTCTATTCGCTGTTCAGACGCTATTCTCCAATAAACTATGTCTGTCACGTGGGCGGGCAGGTGGCTATGACTACATCACTTACAAACCCACGTCGTGACCTCCAAACGAATGTTCTAGGAACCTTCAATGTGCTTGAGGCTTGCAGAGAGTTATCGCCTGAGGCTTTGGTCGCTTACAGCAGTACGAACAAGGTTTATGGCGACTTGGAGTGGCTACGTTATGAAGAAGGGCCTCGACGTTTTAACCTCCCCGACTTTCCCCATGGCTTGGATGAGAAGCTTCCTCTAGATTTCTCTACGCCCTATGGTTGCTCGAAAGGAGCTGCTGACCAGTATGTGCGAGACTGGTTTCGTGTTTATGGCCTCAAGACTGTAGTCTTCCGCCACTCCACAATTTATGGAGGACGTCAGTTCGCCTCGTTTGATCAAGGATGGATCGGGTGGTTCTGTCTTAAAGCTTTGGAGCAGCAGCAAGTTCTAGCCACTGGTCAAGATGTTGAACCGTTCACAATTGCTGGAACAGGCAGGCAAGTGCGCGACGTATTGCATGCATCAGATCTCATTGCATTGTATCAGGCTGCCTATGACAATCGCGATAGCGTCGCTGGTGAAGTCTTTAATATAGGTGGTGGCTTGGAAAACTCTCTAAGTCTTCTTGAGTTGTTTGATTTGCTATGTGACTTTCTTGATCTTCCATCTCTTTGTTTTACGCATACACCTCGCCGGTCAAGTGATCAAGACTTCTTTGTTGCTGATATTGGCCGCGCTAAAAACCTCCTTTCATGGCATCCGCGTACGAGCGCAAAAGATGGGGTTAAGGCCATGCTCGATTGGACTAAAGACTTGCTTTGA
- a CDS encoding DDE-type integrase/transposase/recombinase produces MAVWIDLFSRRVAGWMLDQQMDATLVIEALSRSLGHRQVQPEQLLLHTDRGSQYRATDYRDLLKEHKIVWSMSAKGCCWDNAVVESFFSTLKLELDLDDHREALISPQQLQRDLAFWIEG; encoded by the coding sequence CTGGCGGTCTGGATCGATCTGTTCAGCCGCCGCGTGGCGGGCTGGATGCTGGATCAGCAGATGGATGCCACCCTGGTGATCGAGGCCCTCAGCCGATCCCTCGGCCACCGGCAGGTCCAGCCGGAGCAGCTGCTGCTGCACACGGATCGGGGCAGCCAGTACCGGGCCACCGACTATCGCGACCTGCTGAAGGAGCACAAAATCGTCTGGAGCATGTCCGCCAAGGGCTGCTGCTGGGACAACGCGGTGGTGGAGAGCTTTTTCTCCACCCTGAAACTGGAGCTCGATCTCGATGACCATCGGGAAGCGTTGATCTCACCCCAGCAGCTGCAGCGCGATCTGGCCTTCTGGATCGAGGGTTAG